From the Candidatus Binatia bacterium genome, one window contains:
- a CDS encoding endonuclease III: MRRLRAAAPSWNAPVVTLMAEQNLGPFRVLLGCLLSLRTKDETTVGAVQRLFALGKTPQDFLRVPVRKIERAIYPVGFYRTKARRIREICQILVERYGGQVPADLDELLQLPGVGRKTANLVVAKGFGLPGICVDTHVHRITNRWGYVRTKSPHETEMALRACLPRPYWSEINDLLVALGQTICKPLSPLCSVCPVAHFCARQGVRRSR, translated from the coding sequence ATGCGGCGGTTGCGGGCCGCGGCGCCAAGCTGGAATGCGCCGGTGGTGACTCTCATGGCCGAGCAAAACCTGGGACCCTTCCGAGTCCTCCTGGGATGCTTGTTAAGCTTGCGTACGAAAGATGAAACCACAGTAGGTGCGGTGCAGCGCCTTTTTGCCTTGGGAAAAACACCGCAGGACTTTCTGCGGGTTCCGGTCCGGAAGATCGAGCGTGCGATTTACCCCGTCGGTTTCTACCGCACGAAAGCACGCCGCATCCGGGAGATCTGCCAGATTTTGGTAGAGCGGTACGGCGGGCAGGTGCCGGCAGATCTCGACGAGCTCTTGCAATTGCCTGGTGTCGGACGGAAAACCGCCAATTTGGTGGTCGCGAAAGGCTTCGGATTGCCAGGAATTTGTGTGGACACTCATGTCCACCGCATTACCAACCGGTGGGGATATGTCCGCACGAAATCGCCACATGAAACGGAAATGGCGCTGCGCGCCTGCTTACCGCGCCCCTATTGGAGCGAGATCAACGATCTGCTGGTGGCCTTGGGGCAGACCATTTGCAAGCCGCTGTCGCCTCTGTGCAGCGTGTGTCCGGTCGCGCACTTTTGTGCTCGCCAGGGCGTGCGCCGCTCGCGCTAG
- a CDS encoding PKD domain-containing protein yields the protein MAGQPVAGTPQEMPAEEDCVVLIDADPDFGAPPLSVQFTSEVECTAGDVQYKWDFGDGSTSSEPNPVHTYTKAGEYTATLTVTAGKVSASDEMDITVEEESEEPQPSE from the coding sequence ATGGCTGGCCAGCCAGTTGCCGGCACACCACAGGAAATGCCTGCTGAAGAAGACTGCGTAGTGCTGATTGACGCGGATCCGGACTTTGGTGCGCCCCCTCTATCCGTGCAGTTCACTTCGGAGGTGGAATGCACGGCCGGCGATGTTCAGTACAAGTGGGACTTTGGAGACGGCAGCACTTCGTCCGAACCTAACCCCGTGCATACATACACGAAAGCGGGCGAGTACACGGCCACGCTGACGGTGACCGCGGGCAAGGTCAGCGCTTCGGACGAAATGGACATCACGGTGGAGGAAGAGTCCGAAGAGCCGCAGCCCTCCGAGTAA
- a CDS encoding SCP2 sterol-binding domain-containing protein has translation MSVADQVKEIFNQMPANLNADAAKGMNAVIQFNLTGDGGGNYYVTIKDGTCTVTEGTHQSPNMTMTMAAQDYVDMITGKLNGQMAFMSGKLKIAGDMGLAMKMQSLFKRPGA, from the coding sequence ATGTCAGTCGCAGATCAAGTGAAAGAGATCTTCAACCAAATGCCGGCCAACCTGAATGCCGATGCCGCGAAAGGGATGAATGCCGTCATCCAGTTCAACCTTACGGGCGACGGTGGTGGCAACTACTACGTGACGATTAAGGACGGCACGTGCACGGTCACCGAGGGCACACACCAATCGCCCAACATGACGATGACCATGGCGGCGCAAGACTACGTCGACATGATTACCGGTAAGCTCAACGGCCAGATGGCCTTCATGAGCGGCAAGTTGAAAATCGCCGGCGACATGGGCTTAGCGATGAAGATGCAAAGCCTCTTCAAGCGTCCCGGCGCGTAA
- a CDS encoding DUF4921 family protein, whose translation MPIEFRCDEGKLVWVRNPFTGDITYFTHVHRKRSGFLRQAQQRLLAEAHVDRERYEAALREDLERSRQECPFCPGNEDRSPDEICRLTSEQVHGRPSDFPWLIRAVRNLVPRIPECCTGGQNESYVVVEDPRHFADGARGHEDLIYSAMLPPEQFEALLAVDRRVAEVAYRNPMVRKVLIRKNQGHESGASQPHVHNQVIGSDRNFPAIERECELTAREPAIWEEMIQFARRFGFLLSDAGPCISYFCPFGTFPRSYDVVCLDHWERLTEVPERVWRLFARTLHRVLQILGPLPLDYEVHDGPGVPLHAHVNSRHYPYSNIGGTLNLPSVLLEATPAWELPLSSA comes from the coding sequence ATGCCAATCGAGTTTCGTTGTGACGAGGGCAAGCTCGTTTGGGTGCGCAATCCCTTCACGGGTGACATCACCTACTTCACCCACGTGCACCGCAAGCGTAGTGGTTTCTTGCGTCAAGCGCAGCAACGGCTGCTCGCGGAGGCTCACGTCGACCGAGAACGTTACGAAGCCGCCCTGCGCGAGGATCTGGAACGATCACGACAGGAGTGTCCGTTTTGCCCAGGCAACGAAGATCGGTCGCCTGACGAGATCTGTCGCCTGACGAGCGAGCAGGTCCACGGCCGGCCCTCTGACTTCCCGTGGCTCATCCGAGCAGTGCGCAACTTGGTGCCGCGGATTCCGGAATGCTGCACCGGCGGACAGAACGAATCGTACGTGGTGGTCGAGGACCCTCGCCACTTTGCCGACGGCGCCCGCGGTCACGAGGATTTGATCTATTCCGCCATGCTCCCACCTGAGCAGTTCGAGGCCTTGCTGGCGGTCGACCGCCGCGTGGCGGAAGTGGCTTATCGCAATCCTATGGTACGCAAAGTTCTGATCCGAAAAAACCAAGGGCATGAGTCGGGCGCTTCCCAGCCGCATGTCCACAACCAAGTGATTGGCAGCGATCGAAATTTCCCCGCGATCGAGCGCGAATGCGAGCTCACCGCCCGCGAGCCCGCAATTTGGGAGGAGATGATTCAGTTTGCGCGCCGATTCGGATTTCTCCTCAGCGACGCTGGTCCCTGCATCAGTTACTTCTGCCCCTTCGGCACATTCCCTCGAAGCTACGACGTCGTATGCCTCGACCACTGGGAACGGCTCACCGAAGTGCCGGAACGGGTCTGGCGGTTGTTCGCGCGCACGCTGCATCGGGTGTTGCAAATTCTCGGACCACTGCCGCTCGACTACGAGGTGCACGATGGCCCTGGAGTGCCGTTGCACGCTCACGTGAATTCCCGGCACTATCCATACTCGAATATTGGCGGAACGCTGAACTTACCCTCGGTGCTCCTGGAGGCGACTCCCGCTTGGGAGTTGCCGCTCTCTTCAGCGTAA
- a CDS encoding DUF4124 domain-containing protein gives MNHCQRFLRPALCVVLLASASVALAQRYYKWTDERGVVHFSDHPPAGRQAAEERVLPPRPAATDAPTQPPAEAAAAATPQRAQSGAARVVIAKQEVERLTPNSIRVSGELRNTGGSEARRVVLVVKATDAVQGNPCLEREISPAQDTLAPEGSTGFEAEITDPCLYGEPPVELAVRWE, from the coding sequence ATGAATCACTGCCAACGCTTCTTGCGCCCAGCCCTTTGCGTTGTCCTCCTAGCGTCTGCCTCAGTCGCGCTGGCTCAGCGTTACTACAAGTGGACGGATGAACGCGGCGTGGTGCATTTCTCCGACCACCCACCGGCAGGTCGGCAAGCAGCGGAAGAAAGGGTCCTGCCGCCACGCCCGGCGGCGACAGACGCCCCGACTCAGCCGCCCGCGGAAGCAGCCGCGGCCGCAACGCCGCAACGAGCGCAATCTGGCGCTGCCCGCGTGGTCATCGCCAAGCAAGAAGTGGAGCGACTCACTCCGAACTCCATACGAGTTTCCGGAGAACTGCGCAACACCGGCGGTAGCGAGGCCCGCAGGGTCGTCCTGGTGGTGAAAGCAACGGATGCCGTGCAAGGAAATCCCTGTCTGGAAAGGGAAATTTCACCCGCCCAAGATACGCTTGCACCTGAGGGAAGCACGGGCTTCGAGGCGGAAATTACTGACCCCTGCCTTTACGGCGAACCGCCGGTCGAGCTGGCTGTGCGTTGGGAGTAG
- a CDS encoding acyl--CoA ligase, with protein MDALQRPLSNRVAESGSGERAPSTQAFAQRLAEQAVRSPHKIALSRWVPGKGFALLTYRDLLGLSEDIEKSLAVFSHVVPILGGKSFQAVAAMVAASRSRLPFCFLNPKWRRPQLEFALRQLRAKACFLDSAGLLALQGLSDRDLWTRNIEWIVIEPELAGLASEMANRLASFATLRSMPLSSDTRGEAACPDSPLGTSVGACLFTSGSTGRPKGVLVSAEDLDARIDAEIAWFGLTEADVLLNVLPFSFDVGLAQLMTGLALGAEVAMLESWLPRDILLAVEQRSVTCIAGVPSVWSEFVRQGVRLDSAGRHRSLRYVTVSGGSLPLNALEQLMKAFEGVGIYKTYGQTEAFRATSLRPEDLHRKLGSVGKPFPGVHVRVVRDDGTLCAPGEVGEVIHCGLGTMVGYLDDDNEVDVQEKRKLRANPFFGHGDEHPQVVFTGDLGFLDEDGFLFLKGRRDALIKVFGNRVYPLEVAEQIASLPGIEDVYVAPVSGTSGEAELAAFILAREPALSRAEVRKALALRLPSYMVPKHFVFVDGLPKGATGKIDGLELISRHGFAPYRAEGPTLTMDSGPLRAENGACE; from the coding sequence ATGGATGCCCTTCAGCGGCCGCTTTCCAACCGAGTAGCTGAAAGTGGCTCTGGGGAACGCGCTCCTTCAACGCAGGCTTTTGCCCAGCGGCTCGCCGAGCAGGCAGTGAGGTCCCCTCATAAGATTGCTTTGTCCAGGTGGGTACCGGGTAAAGGCTTCGCCCTTTTGACCTACCGAGATTTGCTCGGATTGAGTGAAGACATTGAAAAATCGTTAGCAGTCTTTTCGCATGTCGTACCGATTTTAGGGGGCAAGTCGTTTCAAGCTGTCGCCGCAATGGTGGCCGCCTCAAGGTCTCGTCTACCGTTTTGTTTCCTAAACCCAAAATGGCGACGGCCGCAGCTTGAGTTCGCGTTACGCCAACTTCGCGCAAAGGCATGCTTTCTCGATTCAGCTGGCTTGCTTGCTCTACAAGGCCTCTCGGATAGGGACCTTTGGACTCGTAACATAGAGTGGATTGTAATCGAGCCGGAACTCGCTGGGCTGGCGAGCGAGATGGCCAATCGTTTGGCCAGTTTTGCCACTTTGCGCTCGATGCCCCTCTCCAGCGATACGCGTGGAGAGGCCGCCTGTCCGGACTCACCTCTGGGTACCTCCGTTGGTGCTTGTTTATTTACGTCGGGTTCGACAGGCCGACCGAAGGGGGTGCTCGTTTCGGCTGAAGATCTCGACGCGAGGATCGATGCAGAAATTGCGTGGTTCGGCCTTACTGAAGCGGACGTCCTGTTGAACGTGCTGCCATTCTCGTTCGATGTGGGCTTGGCTCAACTGATGACCGGATTGGCGTTGGGAGCTGAGGTGGCCATGCTGGAATCGTGGCTACCTCGAGATATCTTGTTGGCGGTTGAGCAGCGATCGGTAACCTGCATTGCGGGGGTTCCGTCAGTATGGTCTGAGTTCGTGAGGCAGGGTGTGAGGTTGGACTCCGCGGGGCGCCATCGTTCCCTTCGATATGTGACCGTGTCTGGCGGTAGTTTGCCCCTGAACGCGCTCGAGCAGCTCATGAAAGCGTTCGAAGGGGTCGGGATCTATAAAACGTATGGACAGACTGAGGCGTTTCGCGCCACCTCACTGAGGCCTGAAGATTTGCACAGAAAACTTGGTAGTGTTGGAAAACCCTTTCCCGGAGTGCATGTGCGGGTTGTGAGAGATGATGGAACCCTTTGTGCACCGGGGGAGGTCGGGGAAGTGATTCACTGCGGTCTGGGGACCATGGTTGGTTACCTCGATGATGACAATGAAGTAGACGTTCAGGAAAAGCGCAAACTCCGCGCCAACCCGTTTTTCGGGCACGGGGATGAACACCCGCAGGTTGTCTTTACCGGGGATCTGGGGTTTCTCGACGAGGATGGCTTTTTGTTCCTCAAGGGGCGACGGGATGCATTGATTAAGGTGTTTGGCAATCGAGTGTACCCATTAGAGGTTGCAGAGCAGATAGCGTCCTTACCTGGCATTGAGGATGTATACGTGGCGCCAGTGTCCGGGACGTCAGGGGAAGCAGAACTGGCTGCTTTCATCTTGGCTCGGGAACCGGCACTTAGCCGTGCGGAAGTGCGAAAAGCACTGGCTTTGCGACTACCCAGTTACATGGTGCCGAAACACTTCGTGTTTGTGGATGGGCTGCCAAAAGGCGCAACGGGGAAGATCGATGGCTTGGAATTGATTTCGCGGCACGGGTTCGCTCCCTATCGGGCAGAGGGCCCTACGCTTACGATGGACTCTGGGCCCCTAAGAGCCGAAAACGGGGCTTGTGAGTAA
- a CDS encoding acyl carrier protein has protein sequence MTRVGGCMLDADAILKFLEETVGIDTRELDVGTPLFSSGLIDSGAMVELITFVEAQTGVRFTPDDLTLENLDTIANILGFVARAENRCDD, from the coding sequence ATGACTCGGGTTGGTGGTTGCATGCTGGACGCGGACGCGATTTTGAAATTTCTCGAAGAGACAGTTGGCATAGATACCCGTGAACTCGATGTCGGTACGCCTCTATTCTCCTCGGGGCTGATCGACTCGGGCGCGATGGTGGAGTTGATTACGTTCGTGGAGGCGCAAACTGGAGTACGTTTCACCCCAGACGACCTAACACTCGAGAACTTAGATACGATTGCCAACATTCTGGGGTTCGTTGCTAGAGCTGAGAATCGCTGTGACGACTGA
- a CDS encoding type III PLP-dependent enzyme, producing MTTEHLAILQSVAQRFGTPCYVYFLDSIRERVALLKTAFEGLFSISYAVKSNPNLGLLRRIGGMVEYLDVSSAGEIARALRAGWPAAMLTFTGPGKTESELAFAVEVGVGEIVLESADEARVLKELVRRTGRRQRVLLRIAPERVPRGFGLVMGGRATPFGIDQEQLDETVAFVVSSPELELDGFHVFAASQCLRVEPLVEYYEIVTRLFRQTCERLHLSPRTFVFGSGLGIPYHPEESPLDLSALALRALPMLRQFAQWACARRKDATLVLETGRYLVGEAGVYLAGVTRIKRSHGQTIAICDGGMHQHLTAAGHLGGVIPRNFKITKVYSTAKSDGEQVYTLVGPLCTTLDTLARSISLPRLSPGDVIAVWASGAYGLTASPWHFISHPPPKEIVVESVSGESLAIDESDFGPLWWPAEASVAVANHNGTNEQQG from the coding sequence GTGACGACTGAGCACCTCGCAATTCTTCAATCGGTCGCTCAACGCTTCGGGACGCCCTGTTACGTTTATTTCTTGGATTCGATTAGGGAGCGCGTTGCTCTGTTGAAGACTGCCTTCGAGGGGCTCTTCAGCATTAGTTACGCAGTCAAGAGTAACCCGAACTTGGGACTTCTGCGGCGAATCGGGGGAATGGTCGAGTACCTCGACGTATCTTCGGCAGGGGAGATTGCCCGCGCTCTCCGGGCCGGCTGGCCTGCTGCGATGTTGACCTTCACCGGCCCCGGTAAGACGGAGTCTGAACTCGCATTTGCAGTAGAGGTGGGCGTGGGGGAGATTGTACTGGAGTCAGCAGACGAAGCCCGCGTCCTTAAGGAGCTAGTACGACGCACCGGGCGCCGGCAGCGGGTGTTGCTGCGCATCGCGCCTGAACGGGTTCCTCGCGGGTTTGGGTTGGTCATGGGGGGCAGGGCGACCCCATTTGGTATCGACCAGGAGCAGCTCGATGAAACCGTGGCGTTTGTGGTTTCGTCTCCCGAGCTCGAGTTGGACGGCTTTCATGTTTTTGCGGCTTCCCAGTGTTTAAGGGTGGAACCACTGGTTGAGTACTACGAAATCGTAACTCGGCTCTTCCGCCAAACCTGCGAACGTTTGCACCTGAGCCCCCGAACGTTTGTCTTCGGGTCAGGCCTAGGAATTCCCTACCATCCGGAGGAGTCGCCTTTGGACCTTTCCGCGCTAGCCCTAAGGGCATTGCCGATGCTCCGACAGTTTGCTCAATGGGCATGTGCCCGAAGGAAAGATGCGACCCTCGTTTTGGAAACCGGACGTTATTTAGTTGGCGAAGCTGGGGTCTACCTCGCCGGTGTGACTCGGATTAAGCGTTCGCACGGCCAAACAATCGCGATTTGCGATGGAGGTATGCATCAGCACTTGACGGCGGCCGGCCATTTGGGTGGGGTGATCCCTAGGAATTTTAAAATCACGAAAGTCTATTCCACCGCAAAGAGCGATGGCGAACAGGTCTATACTTTAGTCGGGCCATTGTGCACCACACTCGACACCCTCGCTCGCAGTATCTCTTTACCGCGCCTCTCTCCCGGGGACGTGATTGCAGTCTGGGCCAGCGGTGCCTATGGGCTCACGGCAAGCCCCTGGCACTTCATTAGTCATCCCCCCCCGAAGGAAATTGTAGTAGAGTCTGTCTCAGGCGAGTCTCTGGCAATAGACGAGAGTGACTTCGGCCCGCTTTGGTGGCCAGCGGAGGCCAGTGTCGCCGTGGCGAACCACAACGGAACTAATGAGCAGCAAGGCTAA
- a CDS encoding sulfotransferase, translating to MSSKAKDLEGILILGVPRSGTTLVRRLINVLPNIACPGETNVFTGCGRLLRSEEISGGVRIGILDGLAYAGFSQEEVIRRLRDFAFGFHREYAHRLGKKRWAAKTAFDIFYLEEIEQLCSDEVAYVCVVRHALDVVVSLRELCDRNGRYLRELHDYVIRNPDYFQAFVQLWVDLNERLLEFVGRHPGNSFLLRYEDLVRDPNATMHEVAEFLGEPWEEGLISAALADRSAVGLGDWKTYGKPLVDSNSVGRWRSLPRRTVALLASTCNPLLQRFGYEPVSVALEPMSRSESQRRYQLGLWLQALKSGSGAAGLLGESSKKGSPEE from the coding sequence ATGAGCAGCAAGGCTAAGGATTTAGAGGGCATACTTATTTTAGGGGTCCCGCGCTCGGGTACGACGCTTGTCCGACGCCTGATTAACGTTCTCCCGAACATCGCGTGTCCAGGTGAAACCAACGTCTTCACGGGGTGCGGTCGGCTCCTGCGGAGCGAGGAAATCTCTGGAGGTGTACGCATTGGGATATTGGATGGGCTCGCATATGCCGGATTTTCGCAAGAGGAGGTTATTCGTCGTCTTCGTGACTTCGCCTTTGGTTTTCACCGTGAATATGCACATCGTCTTGGCAAAAAACGTTGGGCTGCAAAAACGGCATTCGACATTTTCTACTTGGAAGAAATCGAACAGCTGTGCTCGGATGAGGTCGCGTACGTCTGCGTCGTAAGGCACGCGCTGGACGTCGTGGTCAGCCTTCGAGAATTGTGCGATAGAAATGGTAGGTACTTGCGTGAGCTGCACGATTACGTGATCCGGAACCCGGACTATTTTCAAGCGTTCGTGCAGCTTTGGGTGGACTTGAATGAGCGTCTTTTGGAATTTGTTGGTCGCCACCCAGGTAACTCCTTCTTGCTGCGTTACGAGGACTTGGTGAGGGATCCAAACGCGACAATGCATGAGGTTGCAGAATTTCTGGGAGAGCCCTGGGAAGAAGGGTTGATAAGTGCGGCACTTGCGGACCGAAGCGCAGTCGGCCTCGGGGATTGGAAAACCTACGGAAAGCCGCTGGTTGATAGTAACAGCGTGGGACGTTGGCGATCGCTCCCCCGCCGCACGGTCGCTCTCTTGGCGTCGACATGTAACCCCCTTTTGCAGAGGTTTGGCTACGAGCCCGTTTCTGTGGCATTGGAACCCATGTCGCGTTCCGAGTCGCAACGGCGCTACCAGCTTGGACTGTGGTTGCAGGCTCTTAAGTCAGGTTCGGGAGCAGCCGGACTCCTCGGTGAATCGAGTAAGAAAGGGTCGCCAGAGGAATAG
- a CDS encoding alkaline phosphatase family protein, whose translation MKDVSHGQVWRPERQGGQGLDPQQYESAERALLALLDDPEVRDHVDLVLTCRDSTYEVWSRRGLLRFQRLCCDGEQAFRVVELIGDNPIARTDADLVSTVEEERAAAVRSGYDGSDPNLAFIEPEHLSYPFALERIAQLFDSPYTGDLVISPKCYAFGTQLGQHGALDVVQSRAPLAFAGPAVRPGNYPLAVRHVDIAPTICHIMGFPLIDGRDWSGRRASERGVAPDVYLERQDGRVITEIIAEGQRRPQRVYLIVFDGLSHPELVYLWQTSDPAIRNLRRVLDRSAWFSFGSVVNFPSITWPSHSTILTGAWCGHHDIVNPTYYDRARREPLAPQAQGMLTEGFLGTGVETLYEAFRRVYGAEALTVSIHEPQSRGAQHAALEQRVLGARDRLRSYTAEFLQHIDPRYQADGKDSVHREAILDARGLAQILTLLDDPSLPPPVFVAHEFALTDGAGHEYGPHGEGLRAAIAETDRRLGLVLDALQRNGLIESTLFVFTADHGMAPQRVELRANAARHPERIGMRTITGEPMIWLRDLAVRVERAADGRTARVFVLDNDADLSGEQPPVEGAEVRVIAGADRLIAQLRTNAAGVAGFAIPADRTADEIALSIRHPEYNPRHLLLNGRPLLPSARERLFGARA comes from the coding sequence ATGAAAGACGTTTCTCATGGCCAAGTTTGGCGGCCCGAACGACAAGGTGGACAAGGCTTGGATCCGCAACAGTACGAATCAGCAGAGCGGGCACTGCTCGCCTTGCTCGACGACCCGGAGGTGCGGGACCACGTCGATCTCGTCCTCACTTGTCGCGATAGCACGTACGAAGTGTGGTCACGCCGCGGCCTTTTGCGTTTCCAGCGCTTGTGTTGCGATGGCGAGCAAGCATTTCGTGTTGTCGAACTCATCGGCGACAACCCGATAGCGCGCACCGATGCGGATTTGGTAAGCACCGTGGAAGAGGAGCGTGCCGCGGCCGTGCGCTCCGGTTACGATGGCTCGGACCCCAACCTGGCGTTCATCGAGCCCGAGCACCTTTCGTACCCTTTTGCTTTGGAGCGGATCGCTCAACTCTTCGATAGTCCGTACACGGGGGATCTCGTCATCAGCCCGAAGTGCTACGCGTTCGGCACCCAGCTCGGGCAGCATGGGGCTCTGGACGTCGTTCAGTCGCGCGCACCGCTCGCGTTTGCCGGCCCTGCCGTGCGTCCCGGCAACTATCCGCTGGCGGTTCGCCACGTCGATATTGCACCCACAATTTGCCACATCATGGGCTTCCCGCTCATCGACGGGCGCGACTGGAGCGGGCGCCGCGCCTCTGAACGCGGCGTGGCGCCCGATGTGTACTTGGAGCGGCAGGACGGGCGTGTGATCACCGAGATCATCGCCGAGGGCCAGAGACGTCCACAACGTGTCTACTTGATCGTCTTCGACGGGCTCAGCCACCCCGAGCTCGTCTACTTGTGGCAAACCAGCGATCCGGCAATTCGCAACCTCCGTCGCGTGCTCGATCGCAGTGCTTGGTTTTCCTTCGGCTCGGTGGTGAATTTCCCGAGTATTACGTGGCCGAGCCACAGCACGATTTTGACCGGTGCATGGTGCGGCCATCATGACATTGTCAATCCGACTTATTACGACCGTGCTCGGCGGGAGCCCCTCGCCCCTCAGGCGCAAGGGATGCTGACCGAGGGTTTTCTCGGCACCGGTGTCGAAACGCTCTATGAGGCATTTCGGCGGGTTTACGGCGCAGAGGCGCTCACCGTCAGCATTCACGAGCCGCAGAGCCGGGGTGCCCAGCATGCCGCGCTGGAGCAACGGGTGCTCGGGGCGCGCGACCGTTTACGTTCGTACACGGCCGAATTCCTCCAGCACATTGACCCGCGGTATCAGGCGGATGGCAAAGATAGCGTGCATCGGGAAGCCATCCTCGATGCCCGCGGGTTGGCGCAAATCCTCACGTTACTCGACGACCCGAGTCTGCCACCCCCGGTGTTCGTTGCGCATGAGTTTGCACTCACGGACGGAGCTGGGCACGAGTATGGCCCACACGGTGAAGGGTTGCGGGCTGCAATTGCGGAAACCGACCGCCGCCTGGGACTGGTTCTCGATGCTCTCCAGCGCAACGGCCTCATCGAATCCACGCTGTTCGTGTTCACGGCTGACCACGGCATGGCGCCACAACGCGTGGAGCTGCGTGCCAACGCCGCGCGTCACCCGGAGCGAATCGGCATGCGGACAATCACTGGCGAGCCGATGATTTGGTTGCGCGACCTCGCCGTGCGCGTGGAGCGTGCCGCAGACGGGCGAACCGCACGGGTGTTCGTACTCGACAACGATGCGGACCTCTCGGGAGAGCAACCGCCGGTTGAAGGCGCCGAGGTACGCGTGATTGCCGGGGCCGACCGACTGATTGCCCAGTTACGGACTAACGCTGCCGGGGTCGCAGGATTTGCCATTCCCGCCGACCGCACGGCGGACGAAATCGCTCTCTCCATACGCCACCCCGAATACAACCCCCGTCACCTGCTGTTGAATGGGCGCCCCCTTTTGCCCTCAGCAAGGGAGCGCTTGTTCGGGGCCAGGGCCTAG